Within Bacteroidales bacterium, the genomic segment GTTGTTGATATTTCACATGCTTGTTTTGAAGACCAGATAAATATTGTTAAGCAAACTCTTATTGATATTAATGTTGTTAACAAACCCACACTATTAGTGTTTAATAAAATTGATGTTTTTGAAAATTCCGCTAAAGATTTTGATTATACTGATGGTTCGGAAATATTGACAATAGAAGAATTAAACAAAACATGGATGGCAAAAGAAAATATTCCCTGCATTTTTATTTCTGCAAAAAACAAAACAAATATTGATACACTGAAAAAAATTCTTCTGAAAACTGTGAGTGAGGTTCATTATAAACGTTATCCGAACTCCTTTTTGATTAATAATGAAAACGCCACAAATTCACAGATTTAAAAAAAAATAATTTTAATTTTAAAAAATCTGTGAATCTATGGCAAATTTGTTTTTCGCTTATTTAAAAGCAATTTGTTTTGTATCGGCGGTAATCACCTTTTTATAAAAATCAGCAAATTCTTTTATTTCGGAAAGTTGAATGTTATCTTTTTTATATTTTAACTCCCTTTTTGCTGTGATTTTATTTTTTACTATTGTAAAAGTAAGGGTATAATCTGCCACTGCACAGGAATATTTTATTGTTTTTGGAATTTCTGCGAGCAACTTAGCCGGAAGAATAGTGATAACAAGCGTTTCGACATTTGAATCAGAACGATATGAGCCAGAAATGTCTATAGGATATTTTCTTTCCTGA encodes:
- a CDS encoding GTPase, translated to RGALVRVALVGYTNVGKSTIMNLLSKSDVFAENKLFATLDTTVRKVVIESIPFLLSDTVGFIRKLPHDLIESFKSTLDEVREADVLIHVVDISHACFEDQINIVKQTLIDINVVNKPTLLVFNKIDVFENSAKDFDYTDGSEILTIEELNKTWMAKENIPCIFISAKNKTNIDTLKKILLKTVSEVHYKRYPNSFLINNENATNSQI